TCATCCAGGCGCCGCAGCCGCGCGGTTCGCTGGGCCAAATGCCGGGGCACGTCCGCGCCCAGTCTGCGGCCCGGCCGGAGCAGCAAGGAAGGCTGTATGGCGGCACCGGCCGAGACACTGATGAATTCGCGGCGTTCCACATCCTGCTCCTCGTCGTCCTGGCGCTCATGGCTGGGCTGCTGCCGACGGAGACGTCGGGCGAGCTGGACGGCTCGTTTCAGCTCCTGCTCCGGCACGCCGAACTCGGCGGACAGCAGGGCGCGGGAGGCCGGATCCGGCAGCCTTTCCTCGTTCTCCCACCGCGACACCGTCGCCTGCTCCAACGGATACCCGCGCCGGGCTGAGAGGTCCGCGGCCAACTCTTCCTGCGTGCGCCCGCCCTCCCGGCGCAGTCGGCGCAACAAGGGTCCGACCGTCTCCACGCCGTTCTCTTCCCCGGTCATGCTCACTGCTCCTCGGCCGGTCCCCGGCATCCAGATGCAAGCCTGGCCATGTCGCTTGGCCCATCTACCCAAACGCGTAGGGAGGTTCACTGGTCACACTCCGCCCCGACCGCGGCGGATATCCGAGCAACCGGAGGCCGAACGGTGACGCAAGACGCCCTGGAAAGCCCCTGGCCAAGGCTGGAGATCAGGCTCGAGCCCAGCCAGGAGCTGCTCAACCGCGCGCACGCCGGCTGGGAGCGTTTCATTGCCTCCCTTGAGGAGACCGCCGATGACTGAAGGCTACGAGTACGTCCCACACCGGCTACTCCGATGCCGCGTCTGCGATATTGCTTCCGGCGTCGAGGGCGAACTCATGGCCGTGATCAACGAATACGTCTCAAGCACCAGCAGCGAGCACTGGATGGAGCTGGCGTACATCAGGGGTACGTCCGGCCGTGAGTTCACCACCGCGGTCGCCAACGTTGAGCCCGCCAAGGCCCGCTCCTAGAACCTCGCCCACAGAGCGCGAAGCCATGTGAACGCCCAACACGACCGACGTTCGTGAGGGCACCCCTTGGGGCCTGCGCCGCACCGACCGCTCCCGCAGGACCACAAGCCCCCGGCCGCCTACCCCGGGTCGCCGGACCGGTACCACCGACCGAGAGGGAATCCCCGTGCTCCAGTACGGCAAGCACACCCCGCCTCCGCCGCCCCCGTCCAGCCCTCCTCCCCCGCCCGGCCGGCCTGCTCCGCCGCCCCCGCCGCCGAACCCGGACACCTCTACCCCGCCCGGAGACGGGACTCACCGCAAGTGATCAGTGCCGCGCACCAGGGGCGCCCCAGCCGCAGCGAGCTGGGGCGCCGCCTCATGGAATCCGGCGCCCTCTCCTCGGACTGGGTGCCTGTGTTCGCGGCCGTCGACCGGGCCGCGTTCCTACCCGACCTGATGTGGGCATTCGTGCCGGCTGACCGGCGCCAGTGCCCCGACGACGCGGCGACCACGCGTACGGTCACCGTCGACCGGCGTACCGACCCCGATGCCTGGTACGGATATGCCGACTCCGATCTGTCGATCGTCACGCAGTGGGACGACGGCGACCACCGAGGCAAGGGCCCTGGCAGGGTGCCCACGTCTTCCTCGTCGCAGCCGTCGGTCGTCTTCCGGCTCCTTGCGGCCCTGAACGCCGACGACGGCATGCGGGTCCTGGACGCGGGCACTGGCACCGCCGAGACAGCCGCGCTCCTCGCGCACCGCTGCGGCGCACGAGGCGTGACCACGATTGACGTGGACACCGTCGTCTCCGCGACCGCCAGGGAGCGTCTGTGCGCCGCCGGGCTGTATGCCGACGTCACCGTCGGCGACGCCCTTGCCGGCCACCCCGCAAACGCTCCGTACGACAGGCTGTTGTGTACGTTCGGCGTCCGCGAGATCCCCGCGTCATGGATTCAGCAGGTCCGTGCCGGCGGGGTGATCGTCGCTCCGTACGGCACCCACTACTCCAGCCGTGACGCAGCCCTTCGACTCACCGTTCACCCGGACGGCAGCGCCTCGGGCCCGTTCGTCGCCGGGGTCGAGTTCATGAAGGCCCGGGCCCACCGCACGGTGTGGCCGGAGCACACCGACTACGTCACCACTTGGCCCAGCTCCACCGGTACCGCCGTACAGCCCGACCAGCTCGCCGATACCGACGCCGAGTTCACGATCAGCCTGTGCGTCCCCGGCCTTACCCATACCGTCTACCGCGAAGACAGCGGCACCCGCGCCGCGTGGTTCTACTCGCTCACCGACCGCTCATGGGCGTGCGTACGCTGGCCGGATGAGTACGGACCCGGCGTCGTTCACCAGAACGGCCCCCGCCGTCTGTGGGACGCCGTGGAAGCCGCCCTCGCCTGGTGGGACGAGCGGGGGAGACCCGGGCTCACCCGCTTCGGCCTCACGATCACCCCTGAGGCTGCTACACCTTGGGTGGACGAACCCGGGAGCCTGCTGCCCGGGGCACAGTGGCGTTAGGGGGACGGCGTGGACGGCGAGGCACCCGACCCGACCCCACCCCGCAACTCCCTGGAGCGCTGGGCGGAACGCCGCGAACGCCGACGTGCCTCGGACCACTGGATCACCGGCCACCGCCGAGCCCTCCCCCTCATTCCGGGCGGCGGTGCCTCCCACCTGGCACCCGACCAGCCCCGCCTCCTCCTCGAGCGTGACGAGGACGGCCATTGGGCGCCGGTCGGCGTCGCCGTCGACGCCTCCGCCGCGGCCGAGTTCCTCAACAACTGATCCACCTCCACGTAGGAGCACACCATGGCCGCTCGCACGTTCGGCCGCGTCACCGTCACCCTGCCCGAGCTGGACGAGCCGGGCCTCTACCTGGCTGCCGTCGACACCCTCGACAGTCCGCGCGGCATCGTCCAGGACTTCACGTACGGGTACGCGGACCTGCGCTCGCTCGACCTCACCGACGCCCAGCTCGTCACGGGCCGCATCACCGGCCTGCACACCAAGCGCACGGACTTCGAGGGCCTCAACCTGCACGGTGTGGAGATCTCCGGCAGCGACCTCGGCGCGGCCCGGTGGAGCGCGAGCAAGCTGACCCGCGTCGTGCTCCGTGACTGCAAGCTGATGGGCGCCGCCCTCGACGGTCTGGCGCTCGATGACGTCCTGTTCGAGGGCTGCAAGTTCGACTACGCCACCTTCGAGAGGGTCCGCGCCGCCGGCCCCGTCGCCTTCATCGGCTGTGTCTTGACCGAGGCCACCTTCACCGACTGCGACCTGTCCGACGTCGTGTTCTCCGACTGCCAACTCCGGCTCACCGAGTTCGGCGCCGGCCGGTACCGCGGAACGGACCTCCGCGAGAACGCCCTGTCCGCAATCCGAGGCGTCGCGAACCTCGCCAAGGTCCGCATCGACCCGGGGCAGCAGGCCGATCTCGCGGAGGCCCTGGTGAACGAACTCGACATCACCCTCGGAGACGACTGACCCGGGAGGACCCCGTGCCCCTGCACATCGCCTACGCCGTCAGCCGTGCAGCTCACGCAGGGCGGCGGCCATCTCCTCAAGGGACACGGATCCGTCGAGGCCTTCGGCCTCCGCCTCGTCGGCAAGGCGGTTGAGCCAGGCGTCCTCGGCCTGCTCGGCCAGCGCGCGGCCGCGGGTGTAGAAGGTCATGAGGGGGTCCCCTGCTGCTGAAGCTACCCTCTCGCCGGCCGCAGGCGGACCGGGAGAACGACTAACCCTGCGCGCCGGCCTGCCAGAACTGGACGAGGGCGCCCTCGCGGAAGGGGGACGGGTCCACGCTCAGTTCGCCCGCGAAGGGGCGGTCGAGGACCAGGACCAGGAGCAGGCTGAAACCGATGAGGGCGGCCACCGAGGCCACGAACAGCAGCTGCATGCGCAGGCTGCGCAGCCCGTAGATGAAGGTCAGTGGGATGAGCACCAGCGCGCCACCGAAGACCAGGACCTGGAGGAGCGTGGGCAGTTCGGTGGTGGCCAGGTCGATGCGTTCGCGGCGCTGGCCCGCCGCATCGTTGAGGCTGGCCGCGGCCTCCTCGTAGAACGTCTGGGTCCGCGCGTCTGTCGGCTCGTACGCCTGCAGGGCCCGGTACATGCCCTCGACGTGATCCGCGGTCGCCGCATGGCTCGGCTCGCCCGCGCGCATCTTCGGCCACTGGATGTCGACGACGGCGTGCGCGTACCTGCCGACGGCCGACTGGATCCGCTCCCGGTCGGCCGGCGGGAAGACGTCGGCGCTGCGCACGACCAGCGCGAGGTCGGTGGCCTCTTTGGAGACGACCGTCTGCGTGTGGTCGAGCTGGGTCCACAGGGTGACGACCACGAACGCCAGGATGATCCCGTAGATCGCGCCGAACATGCCGAGGACGACGCCGACCATCTCGTTGTGCTCGCCCTCGGCGAGGCGTGGGTGGGCGCGCCGGGCAGCCAGGCTGCCGATCACCGCGGCAGCCATGATCGCGCCGACGAGCAGCACGGACAGCGTGAAGGTGCTGAAGTGGTTGAGCAGCCAGAGCGACACCGTCGCCCCTCCCCGTGTGTGCCGTGTTGCGCATGCGTGGGCAGTCCGCTGCTCAACGATCACCGCTGGCCGCAGGTCACCCGGCGGCCAGCGCCGCGTACACGGCGGCGGACAGCTCCTGCGAGCGGTCGTCGCCCGTGACCGGGCCCGGGTTCAGCGTGTTCGTGACGTACGCGAAGCCCATCCGCGCGTCCGTGTCCGCCATGGCCACCGAGCCGCCGAGGCCGCCCCACATGCAGGCGCCGGCGTTCGGGGAGAACGGCTGGTCGGGGCTGCGCAGCAGGTAGCCGTTGCCGCAGCGCAGCCGGCCCATGAAGCCGTAGCGGTCGGGGCCTTCGTACGGCACCTCGAAGACCCGCCCGATGGCCTGCGGGGTCATCAGCCGTACTCCGCCCGACTCGCCCCCGCAGGCCAGTACGGACAGCACGGCGGCGAGGGCGGCCGCGGTGCCGACCCCGTTGCTCGCGGGGATCTCCGCGGCCCGGAAGGCGGCGCTGTCGGTCCGCCGGAAGTCCAGCGGCGGGTTCCCGAACAGCCGGGCCGCCTCGGCCGCGAGCCGCGGCGGCAGGTCGGGGGGATCGGTCACGGCCGCCAGGGCGGGGCTGACCCGGTGGCGGGCCACCCGGGGCTCCTCGGCGGCCGGCAGGCCGATGTGGAAGTCGGCGTCCAGCGGCTCCGCGAGCTCCTTGCGGAAGAAGGTGCCGAGGGAGTCGCCGCTGATCCGCCGGACCACCTCGCCGACCAGGTACCCGAAGGTCACCGCGTGGTAGCCGAACGCCGTGCCCGCCGGCCACCAGGGCTCCTGGGCGGCGAGCAGGCCGGTGGCCTTCTCCCAGTCGTACAGGTCCTCGCCGTCCATCGGCTCCTGCCAGGACGGCAGGCCCGCCGTGTGCGACATCAGGTGCCGCACCTGCGTGTCCGCCTTGCCCGCCGCCGCGAACTCCGGCCAGTAGCGGGCCACCGGCGCGTGGAAGTCCAGCTCCCCCCGGTCCGAGAGGAGGTGCGCGCACAGGGCGGTCATCGTCTTGGTCGTGGAGAAGACCCCGACCAGGGTGTCCTCCTGCCACGGTCGGGACCGCTGCGGATCGGCGTACCCGCCCCACAGGTTCACCGCCTGCCGGCCGTCCACGTACACCGCCACCGATGCCCCGAGGTCGGGGCCGTCCAGCAGCCGGCCCAGCACCTCCCGCACCGCGCCGAACCGCTGCTCACACACCCCGAAGGTCTCCGCCATGCCCGAGGACTACCACCCGCCGGGCCCCGGCCCCCCCACCCCTGGCCCGAAGACCACCCGAACCAGCCGCCCGGACCACCCGGCGGAGGCGCATGTACGTCGCCTCGCGGTGCGGGCCCGCTATCTCCCCCTCGAGTGTCGACGGCGGACAGGTAGAGGCCCGGCTCGTCCAGCCCGGGCAGGGTTACGGTGCCGCGGCCGAACGTGCGGGCGGCCATGGTGTGCTCCTTCAAGGCGCTGCCGGGGCGGCCCCGCGCGGTGGCAGGACCGCCCCGTTCGGTTGTCCCACGTGGGGCGGTTGTCGAACGTGACGGCGGCCTGCCAGGTCGGCTGGTTTTCGAAATCGGAATTGCTCCGGGGGTTCTCCCAGCGGGCTACGGCCATGGAACCTGCCGCCTCCAGGAGGGGCAGGTGGCGCGGCAGGCGTCCACGCCACTCCAGAACTCGGCGATCCAGGGGGTGCGCTCCTCGGCTTCGGCCACGAGGACGTGCAGGCCGGTGCGGAGGACGTTGCCGGTGGTGAAGTCTCCGAACCGGCTGTCGGTGAACCCGGCCAGTTCCGGGGAGAGCATGACCACCCCGCCGTCGTAGGCGATGTGCAGAAAGGCACGCCTTGCGGGGGCTTCGTTGTGGGTTCCGAGAAACTCGCCTGCCTGGTACGTCCCCATCGGTACGGTCGTCCCACCCGTCCTATGCGCCGTGGAGGAGCAGACGTGACGCAGCAGAACCCCGAGGACCAACCGGGCATCGCCGCAGCCATCGTCGTGCACGAAGGTCGCGTACGCATGGTGCGGCGCCGAGTCAGCGAGGGACAGCTCTCCTGGCAGTTCCCCGCCGGAAAGGTCGAGCCGGGCGAAGCCCGCGAGGACGCCGCCGTACGTGAGACCCGGGAGGAGACCGGCCTGGCCGTCGAAGCCGTGGAGCTGCTCGGCGAGCGGGTCCACCCGGCTACCGGCCGCCTGATGTCCTACACGGCCTGCGAGGTGGTCGGCGGCGAGGCGTACGTCGCGGACTCCGGCGAGCTGGCCGAGCTGGCGTGGGTTGCCCACGCCGCGATCCCGCTTTACGTTCCGTACGGCCTCTTCGGCCCGGTGCAGGAACACCTCGACGCTGTCCTCCTCCGTTGACCATCCACGCCGCCGGTCCGGACCGCACCTCCGCCGACGAGTCCCCTCAGGACTCCTCCGCAGCTGTGCCCGCAACGTGCCGGGGACGAGAGCTGCGGGGCCGGATCCTGGACGCGTACTTGGCCGACCACGAGCAGCGGCGCGGCCCTCTCTCTCCTGAATCTCAGGAGGCGGCCCGCCAGGTCTTCGACGGGATCTTCTCGTCTGACCAGCCCGTGACGGCCGTCAGTCGCCGTGCCATGAGGAGCGCGT
The Streptomyces sp. NBC_00091 genome window above contains:
- a CDS encoding DUF6087 family protein, translated to MDGEAPDPTPPRNSLERWAERRERRRASDHWITGHRRALPLIPGGGASHLAPDQPRLLLERDEDGHWAPVGVAVDASAAAEFLNN
- a CDS encoding DUF4239 domain-containing protein translates to MSLWLLNHFSTFTLSVLLVGAIMAAAVIGSLAARRAHPRLAEGEHNEMVGVVLGMFGAIYGIILAFVVVTLWTQLDHTQTVVSKEATDLALVVRSADVFPPADRERIQSAVGRYAHAVVDIQWPKMRAGEPSHAATADHVEGMYRALQAYEPTDARTQTFYEEAAASLNDAAGQRRERIDLATTELPTLLQVLVFGGALVLIPLTFIYGLRSLRMQLLFVASVAALIGFSLLLVLVLDRPFAGELSVDPSPFREGALVQFWQAGAQG
- a CDS encoding pentapeptide repeat-containing protein — translated: MAARTFGRVTVTLPELDEPGLYLAAVDTLDSPRGIVQDFTYGYADLRSLDLTDAQLVTGRITGLHTKRTDFEGLNLHGVEISGSDLGAARWSASKLTRVVLRDCKLMGAALDGLALDDVLFEGCKFDYATFERVRAAGPVAFIGCVLTEATFTDCDLSDVVFSDCQLRLTEFGAGRYRGTDLRENALSAIRGVANLAKVRIDPGQQADLAEALVNELDITLGDD
- a CDS encoding NUDIX hydrolase — its product is MTQQNPEDQPGIAAAIVVHEGRVRMVRRRVSEGQLSWQFPAGKVEPGEAREDAAVRETREETGLAVEAVELLGERVHPATGRLMSYTACEVVGGEAYVADSGELAELAWVAHAAIPLYVPYGLFGPVQEHLDAVLLR
- a CDS encoding methyltransferase domain-containing protein; its protein translation is MISAAHQGRPSRSELGRRLMESGALSSDWVPVFAAVDRAAFLPDLMWAFVPADRRQCPDDAATTRTVTVDRRTDPDAWYGYADSDLSIVTQWDDGDHRGKGPGRVPTSSSSQPSVVFRLLAALNADDGMRVLDAGTGTAETAALLAHRCGARGVTTIDVDTVVSATARERLCAAGLYADVTVGDALAGHPANAPYDRLLCTFGVREIPASWIQQVRAGGVIVAPYGTHYSSRDAALRLTVHPDGSASGPFVAGVEFMKARAHRTVWPEHTDYVTTWPSSTGTAVQPDQLADTDAEFTISLCVPGLTHTVYREDSGTRAAWFYSLTDRSWACVRWPDEYGPGVVHQNGPRRLWDAVEAALAWWDERGRPGLTRFGLTITPEAATPWVDEPGSLLPGAQWR
- a CDS encoding serine hydrolase domain-containing protein, coding for MAETFGVCEQRFGAVREVLGRLLDGPDLGASVAVYVDGRQAVNLWGGYADPQRSRPWQEDTLVGVFSTTKTMTALCAHLLSDRGELDFHAPVARYWPEFAAAGKADTQVRHLMSHTAGLPSWQEPMDGEDLYDWEKATGLLAAQEPWWPAGTAFGYHAVTFGYLVGEVVRRISGDSLGTFFRKELAEPLDADFHIGLPAAEEPRVARHRVSPALAAVTDPPDLPPRLAAEAARLFGNPPLDFRRTDSAAFRAAEIPASNGVGTAAALAAVLSVLACGGESGGVRLMTPQAIGRVFEVPYEGPDRYGFMGRLRCGNGYLLRSPDQPFSPNAGACMWGGLGGSVAMADTDARMGFAYVTNTLNPGPVTGDDRSQELSAAVYAALAAG